The Solicola gregarius DNA window TTGGCGCGCTTCACGAGCAGCCGATCTTGCGGTTGGCACTTGCCCCGGTTCCCGTTCCACCGATGCAGGTCCTCGGCGACGACGCAGGCATCCCCGTGCCGGCCGCTCTCGCCGCACCCGGCTTCCTGCAAGCGGCCGTCTCGTTTCCGGTGTCTCCCGTTGGACTCGGAGAAGGCCGAATCCCCTTGTTTTACTGGCGATTCGATCCCACCTAGCAATTGATGTGCGGATCGTGATCCTCTATACTAGATCACATGTTCGAGAGTGAGACGTACGCACGGATCCGCCAGAGTGCGGCCACCGCGGTGTCCCCGCGAACCGACACCGCCCTCGCCACGGGCGCACAGATCTGCGACGCGCTCCGCGCCGTCCAGCAGGCTCAAGACATCCTCGACGGCATCCAGGCCGACCTGATGACCCGCCTCGAAGACACCGCCGGCTACGACGACGAAGGAGCCTCCACCGTCGTCGGCTGGGCCACTCGCGAGCTCCGCCTCACCCGACCACAGGCCCGGCAACGGCTCAAGGCCGGACGCACCCTGCAGGCATTGTCCGACGCGTCCGATGCGCTCGCCGAGGGGCGGATCCGGCTCGACCACGTACACGAGCTCACCGGCGGCATTACCAAGCTCGGCTCCGCGCGCAGATCCTGGTCCTCGCCGATCTGGAAACCCTGCTCCGTAGCCCGGGCGCCGAACCCGCAACCCTGGCCGGATTCGGCAAGATCGGCACCGACCTCCTCGGCTACCTGACCTGCACGGGCGATCACATCGACCTGCTCCGTGACGGTCACACCACCGGGACGACCCCACAAGCCAACATCCTGAACGTCGGCCGCGCCTCGAGGCTTGCGACCACGGCGCAGAGACACGCCATCCGCGCCCGCCAGGACGGCGTCTGCGCGAACCCCGGTTGTGGCCTCACACGCCTCGAGTTCCACCACGTCGCCTGGTGGGACCGCGACCATGGCGCCACGGACCTGCACAACCTCATCGGCCTCTGCGGCAGATGTCACCCCCTCGTGCACTCCGAGAAGCTCGTCATCAAACCCGACGACACCGGCGGATTCACGTTCCACCGCCGCACCGGCAGGCGGATCGACGACCACACCCGCCAAACCCGACACCGCGTCCGCGAAGCCCTCGCGGCCATCCGCCACGCGGCCGCGGGCACCGACCTGATCTCGAACGCACCGATCAGGCCGCGACACGAGCCCACGACGCGTCCTTCGCCCGCCAGACGGGCGGATGCTCGGTGGCTCACCCGGAGCGGACATCAAACCCGCTCACTCGGCGAGGACCATCTCATCGAATACCTCGGCCACCACCGGCCGGCCCGAACGTAACGCATGCACGAGCGGCCGGACCACCGAATCGTACTCAGCGAGCCGGTCGAAGCTCTCGCCTCAGCGTTGCCTCGAGTGGGGTCGGCTCCCGCCCGAGCAGTACGGTGAGCGGCAGCGAGCCCACCGGCAGCCCGTGCTCGTCGTAGTAGTCGAACATGGCCGCCAGCCAGTCGCGTACGCGGGAATCGAGGTTCGAGCCGTCGTTCTCGCGCCACGCCTCGACCGAGATGCGCGACACCGGTACCTCGCGGCCGAGCACCTGCCCCGCAGCTCGCGCCACGTCGTGCACGTCGACCAGATCCGGTCCGCCGAGCTCGTACGTCGCCCCGATATGCGTATCGGACAACAGCACGGTCGCGGCCGCCTCGGCGACATCGGCGAGATCCACCAGCCCGAACGGCTTCCTCGGCGAGTACGCGACCCGCAGCGCGGAGTCATCCGGGCGCAGTGCCGGCACGAAGTTCTGCACGTACGCGCACGGCTGCAGGATCGTCCAGTCGGACGATCCCGTGCGCACGGCGTTCTCCGCCTCGGCCTTGCCGACGTGATGCGGCATCGCCGGCGCATATGGGGCGGCGACCGAGTGGTACGCGACGCGCCGAACGCCCTCGGTACGCGCGACCGCGAGGATCCTGCGTACGAAGGCGGGTTCGTCCTCATGCATGTTCGGCGCGATCAGGTAGAGGGCATCCGCCCCTTCAAGCGCGCTCGGCAAGGAGGCCAGCTCTGCACGGCCGATCGCCGTCACCGCCACCTCGCGTGCGTGCAGCGCCGAGGTAACCGCGCGACCCGTCTTGCCGTTCGCGCCCACGACCGCAACTCGTCGTACGGCCACCGCGTCCACCTCAGAGCCAGTCGACATCGGCGGCCGTGCCACCGCCGCTCAGCCGGACGTAGCCCGGTCCGCGGTCGAAGAATGCCGACTCCTCACCGGAGGCCGCAGCCGCGGCGCGGGCGCCCCGAGTCGAATCGGCGTCGTACGCGAGGTCACCGTCGTCGACCGAGCCCGTCAGCACGACGCAGTAATGGTCGCGCGCGGCATCGGCAGACACCTTGCCCCAGCGCACGTCGCGTACGACGAGGTCCGGGTCGCGCTCGAGCGGGTCGCCCCAGCCGCCTCCCCCGGTCGTGCGAATGCGGATCGTCTCTCCCGCCTTGATCGGCTCGGCGTCCGCGAGTGCGTCGACCTCGCGCTCGTTCGGGCCGCCCGGGTCGACCACGACCTCGAACGGTCGGCCGGCCTTGCCACCCTTCACACCCCAGCAGGCCAGGATCGACCGGTCCGCGATCGACATGAAGTGCGCGTCCTTGAGCATTCGGATGTGCTTCTCGTACCCGAGCCCGCCACGGAACTTGCCAGGCCCGCCCGAGTCTTGCGCGAGGCCCAGACGCTCGACCACGAAGGGGAAACGCGACTCGGTGAACTCCGTCGGGAGGTTACGGGAGTCGGGTACGACATGGATCGTGTCCTCGCCGTCGGCGTAGTAGCGCCCGCCCGAGCCACCGCCGAGCACCTCGCGCATCAGGTACGGACGCCCCTGCGCGTCCTCGCCGTAGACGCCCGTGTAGCGGATCGTCTCCTGGTCGGCCGGCATCCGTCCGTCGACGGCCTTGGCCACAACGCCGGCCAGCACGCCGAGCAGCCGCAGGATCACGAACGTACGTGCGTTCGTCGGCGCCGGGAACTCCGGCGTCAGCAGCGTGCCCTTGGGCGGGAACCTCATCTCGATCAGCGGCACGATGCCCTCGTTGACGTCGAGCTCCGCCATCCGCTCGGGTGTATCGGCGAGGTTACGCAAGATCGGCGCGAGCCACTTCTTCAGGAAGACGCCGTCGGAGTAGTCGCCACAGTGGTTGATCGGACCCTTCGCCTGCGGCGACGTGCCGGCGAAGTCGAGGATCAGCCGTTCACCGTCG harbors:
- a CDS encoding HNH endonuclease; the protein is MRARQDGVCANPGCGLTRLEFHHVAWWDRDHGATDLHNLIGLCGRCHPLVHSEKLVIKPDDTGGFTFHRRTGRRIDDHTRQTRHRVREALAAIRHAAAGTDLISNAPIRPRHEPTTRPSPARRADARWLTRSGHQTRSLGEDHLIEYLGHHRPART
- a CDS encoding hydantoinase B/oxoprolinase family protein, with the translated sequence MSTTATESRRAPTQFPFGTLTSDAGASADPVLVEIVQGSLASVEMEVETAISRTSRSPMIRDAHDFRAGIHDRLLRKLTGRSYSALVHPVARDFPLDEMVPGDVFFHNDVYESEGGIGHLPDLCVTVPVFADGEVVAFVQAFGHHDDIGGAVPGSMPSNATSVFEEGLMVPPIKLWDAGKPVRSALAIMTRNSRMPESLAADLDAECSACLMGARRLGELFERYGRETVESCFDAIIDNTTRTYQREILSKIPVGTWTWEDYAEHDGVDDPQLHTQRITLTRTGPDDPDGERLILDFAGTSPQAKGPINHCGDYSDGVFLKKWLAPILRNLADTPERMAELDVNEGIVPLIEMRFPPKGTLLTPEFPAPTNARTFVILRLLGVLAGVVAKAVDGRMPADQETIRYTGVYGEDAQGRPYLMREVLGGGSGGRYYADGEDTIHVVPDSRNLPTEFTESRFPFVVERLGLAQDSGGPGKFRGGLGYEKHIRMLKDAHFMSIADRSILACWGVKGGKAGRPFEVVVDPGGPNEREVDALADAEPIKAGETIRIRTTGGGGWGDPLERDPDLVVRDVRWGKVSADAARDHYCVVLTGSVDDGDLAYDADSTRGARAAAAASGEESAFFDRGPGYVRLSGGGTAADVDWL
- a CDS encoding DUF732 domain-containing protein yields the protein MFESETYARIRQSAATAVSPRTDTALATGAQICDALRAVQQAQDILDGIQADLMTRLEDTAGYDDEGASTVVGWATRELRLTRPQARQRLKAGRTLQALSDASDALAEGRIRLDHVHELTGGITKLGSARRSWSSPIWKPCSVARAPNPQPWPDSARSAPTSSAT
- a CDS encoding SDR family oxidoreductase — protein: MAVRRVAVVGANGKTGRAVTSALHAREVAVTAIGRAELASLPSALEGADALYLIAPNMHEDEPAFVRRILAVARTEGVRRVAYHSVAAPYAPAMPHHVGKAEAENAVRTGSSDWTILQPCAYVQNFVPALRPDDSALRVAYSPRKPFGLVDLADVAEAAATVLLSDTHIGATYELGGPDLVDVHDVARAAGQVLGREVPVSRISVEAWRENDGSNLDSRVRDWLAAMFDYYDEHGLPVGSLPLTVLLGREPTPLEATLRRELRPAR